Proteins encoded together in one Hevea brasiliensis isolate MT/VB/25A 57/8 chromosome 16, ASM3005281v1, whole genome shotgun sequence window:
- the LOC110634183 gene encoding 14-3-3-like protein B, with product MAVATVPDNLTRDQYVYLAKLAEQAERYEEMVQFMQKLVLGSTPSGELTVEERNLLSVAYKNVIGSLRAAWRIVSSIEQKEEGRKNEEHVVLVKDYRSKVESELSEVCASILSLSDSNLIPSAAASESKVFYLKMKGDYHRYLAEFKVGDERKAAAEDTMLAYKAAQDIALADLAPTHPIRLGLALNFSVFYYEILNQSDKACSMAKQAFEEAIAELDTLGEESYKDSTLIMQLLRDNLTLWTSDVQDQLDEP from the exons ATGGCAGTGGCCACCGTCCCGGACAATCTAACCAGAGACCAGTATGTCTACCTGGCCAAGCTTGCCGAGCAAGCTGAGCGATATGAGGAGATGGTCCAGTTTATGCAAAAGCTCGTTCTCGGATCTACTCCGTCCGGCGAGCTCACTGTGGAGGAGCGCAACCTTCTCTCTGTCGCTTATAAAAACGTGATCGGCTCTCTCCGGGCGGCTTGGCGGATTGTGTCGTCCATCGAGCAGAAAGAGGAAGGGAGGAAGAATGAGGAGCATGTTGTGCTCGTCAAGGACTATAGATCCAAAGTGGAGAGCGAGTTATCGGAGGTTTGTGCTAGTATACTGAGCTTGTCAGACTCGAATCTGATACCTTCTGCCGCTGCTAGTGAATCGAAGGTGTTTTATTTGAAGATGAAGGGGGATTACCACAGGTATTTGGCTGAGTTTAAGGTTGGTGATGAGAGAAAAGCTGCTGCTGAGGATACTATGCTAGCTTATAAGGCCGCTCAG GATATAGCACTTGCGGATCTTGCACCAACACATCCAATAAGGTTGGGGTTGGCTCTCAATTTCTCTGTATTCTACTACGAGATTCTCAATCAATCTGACAAAGCTTGCAGCATGGCTAAACAG GCATTCGAGGAAGCCATTGCTGAGCTAGACACTTTGGGAGAGGAATCATACAAGGATAGTACTCTAATCATGCAACTCCTTAGGGATAACCTTACTCTTTGGACTTCAGATGTCCag GACCAGTTAGATGAGCCATAG
- the LOC110634199 gene encoding uncharacterized protein LOC110634199 — MMWDDWEDCQQQQDQNQNQDQDQDQDSFLNFDFLSLVSKPKDYYKILEVDYDACDDAIRSNYIRLALKWHPDKQKNQESATSRFQEINEAYQVLSDPARRREYDKKGLLYIHDYNIIDYLNRYKGLILTCNGLGIRHSIW, encoded by the exons ATGATGTGGGACGATTGGGAGGATTGCCAGCAGCAGCAAGACCAAAACCAAAACCAAGACCAAGACCAAGACCAAGACTCTTTccttaattttgatttcctttccCTTGTCTCCAAGCCCAAG GATTACTATAAAATACTGGAAGTGGATTATGATGCCTGCGACGACGCAATTCGCTCCAATTACATACGCCTTGCTCTG AAATGGCATCCCGATAAGCAGAAAAACCAGGAGAGTGCAACCTCGAGATTTCAAGAGATAAACGAGGCTTACCAGG TTTTGAGTGATCCTGCCAGGAGGAGAGAGTACGACAAGAAAGGGCTGCTGTACATCCATGATTATAACATAATT GATTATCTTAATCGTTACAAGGGCCTCATATTAACATGTAATGGTCTTGGGATCAGGCATTCAATCTGGTAA